A stretch of the Mycolicibacterium celeriflavum genome encodes the following:
- a CDS encoding DUF7155 family protein — translation MTSTNIRARRLVAAGAFAVAAVAAPFAASVLGSTASELQAAPACLAWFGNKEDGKCLSYSNGNGVNVGTPEVGLNGSDGVGINTSPMFPGQTINDPYR, via the coding sequence GTGACATCGACCAATATTCGGGCGCGCCGGCTCGTCGCTGCAGGAGCGTTCGCGGTGGCTGCGGTCGCGGCTCCGTTCGCGGCATCCGTCCTGGGATCGACTGCATCCGAGCTCCAGGCCGCCCCGGCCTGCCTGGCATGGTTCGGCAACAAGGAGGACGGCAAGTGCCTGTCCTACTCCAACGGCAACGGCGTCAACGTCGGCACACCGGAGGTCGGCCTCAACGGATCTGATGGGGTCGGCATCAACACCTCACCCATGTTCCCCGGTCAGACCATCAACGACCCGTACCGTTAA